Proteins from a single region of Runella sp. SP2:
- a CDS encoding thioredoxin-like domain-containing protein, with protein sequence MKKITLLFISYLFCSYGWAQSGYKIEGTIKGLKPGAYTLAHYFGYDQTITKDTALVDDKGVLSFMGSKSLPEGLYMVLKPNKSRLLDFIIGPEQHFSFVSDTLSVVGNMKIEGSPDNERFFNYQQKMLGYSQELTLVQAQAKVRQDMISQAKIGNIRRQMSEYYHQFVKENAATFTGKILSASNEIALPTPPKRPDGRPDSAWLFNYYRAHFWDNFDFSDERLVRTPFLQRKLERYLQNLTFPAPDSLIQASDYVIGKALKGGSKEMQAYCIWYLTNQAETPNTVGGDAVFVHLAEKYYLGGIMPITDSSTVQNIRSRVAIMKPLLVGKPMPALALSDTARISFKLADIQSKYTVVFFYDPDCGHCRQSTPELKRFSEKYSSSVKVLAVSVTGSPDNWKKYIHDFGVGAWRHGYDFSFRTDFRKEFDVVNTPMVYVLDKDKKIIARKMAVEQLDSFLDFYEEQSKLSKK encoded by the coding sequence ATGAAAAAAATAACTTTACTTTTCATCAGCTATTTATTTTGCAGCTACGGCTGGGCACAAAGTGGCTACAAAATCGAAGGCACCATCAAAGGGCTCAAGCCAGGCGCTTATACCTTGGCTCACTATTTTGGGTATGACCAAACCATCACCAAAGATACCGCCCTTGTTGACGACAAAGGTGTTTTGAGCTTTATGGGTTCAAAATCGCTACCAGAGGGACTTTACATGGTATTAAAACCCAATAAAAGCCGCTTACTTGATTTTATCATTGGTCCAGAACAGCACTTCTCATTTGTCAGCGATACATTAAGTGTTGTTGGAAATATGAAAATAGAAGGTTCTCCCGACAACGAGCGTTTTTTCAATTACCAACAAAAAATGCTTGGTTACTCCCAAGAACTAACCTTGGTGCAAGCCCAGGCAAAGGTGAGACAAGACATGATAAGTCAAGCAAAAATTGGTAATATTCGTCGCCAGATGTCCGAATATTATCACCAGTTTGTCAAAGAAAACGCCGCTACCTTTACTGGAAAAATTTTGAGTGCTAGTAATGAAATTGCGCTTCCTACGCCTCCCAAACGTCCCGATGGCCGTCCTGATTCGGCTTGGTTGTTTAACTATTACCGTGCGCATTTTTGGGACAATTTTGATTTTAGTGACGAACGCCTCGTTCGTACGCCTTTTCTCCAACGCAAACTCGAACGCTACCTTCAAAACCTAACGTTTCCAGCGCCAGATTCACTCATTCAGGCGAGCGACTATGTGATCGGAAAAGCGCTGAAAGGTGGAAGCAAAGAAATGCAGGCCTATTGTATTTGGTATTTGACCAACCAAGCCGAAACCCCAAATACTGTTGGAGGCGATGCTGTGTTTGTACACTTGGCCGAAAAATATTATTTAGGCGGTATTATGCCCATCACCGACTCCAGTACTGTGCAGAATATCCGCAGCAGGGTAGCAATTATGAAACCATTGCTCGTTGGCAAGCCCATGCCTGCACTTGCCCTCAGCGATACCGCAAGAATCAGTTTTAAACTAGCAGACATTCAATCGAAATACACCGTTGTGTTTTTCTATGACCCCGATTGTGGGCATTGCCGACAGTCAACTCCCGAATTAAAACGTTTTTCGGAAAAATATTCATCCAGCGTTAAAGTTTTGGCAGTATCAGTAACGGGTTCGCCCGACAATTGGAAAAAATACATCCATGATTTTGGCGTAGGTGCATGGCGTCACGGGTATGATTTCAGTTTTAGGACTGATTTCCGCAAAGAATTTGACGTCGTAAACACGCCCATGGTGTATGTGTTAGACAAAGACAAGAAAATTATCGCTCGCAAGATGGCGGTAGAGCAACTAGATAGTTTCCTTGATTTCTACGAAGAACAATCGAAGCTTTCAAAGAAATAA
- the hisS gene encoding histidine--tRNA ligase → MSKPSLARGTRDFGPAQMNKRNYIFDTIRRVFQRYGFQPLETPSIENLSVLMGKYGDEGDQLLFKILNSGNFLEKVTETDLQEGYKKTTLKVSEKGLRYDLTVPFARFVVMNRSDLVMPFKRYQIQPVWRADRPQRGRYREFYQCDADVVGTDSLVCEAEIVLMIHEVLRGLGVENFTVKINNRKILSGIAEVIGAPGQEGPMCVAIDKLDKIGKEKVEEELASRGFSAETIAKLQPIYELTNDQSAIFERLKAWLADSEIGTKGVTELEEVWNKVNHFGLNAPQMELDVTLARGLSYYTGAIFEVKANGVQMGSISGGGRYDNLTGTFGMPGLSGVGISFGVDRIYDVMEELQLFPENQSVSTQVMITNFDAAAEAHGLGVLRQLREAGINAELYPDASKLKKQFDYADRKRIPYVLIIGSEEIQTGTYSLKNMHSGEQQKLDLAAILALFV, encoded by the coding sequence ATGAGTAAACCCTCTTTGGCCCGTGGAACGCGCGACTTTGGCCCCGCGCAAATGAATAAGCGTAATTACATTTTTGATACAATTCGCCGTGTTTTTCAGCGATATGGATTTCAACCACTCGAAACACCTTCTATCGAAAACCTTTCCGTTTTGATGGGTAAATATGGTGATGAAGGAGATCAATTGCTGTTTAAAATCTTGAATTCAGGTAATTTTCTTGAAAAAGTTACTGAAACTGACTTACAAGAGGGGTATAAAAAAACGACCCTCAAGGTGTCGGAAAAAGGACTACGATACGATCTCACCGTGCCTTTCGCGCGATTTGTGGTGATGAACCGTAGTGATTTGGTAATGCCTTTTAAACGTTATCAAATTCAACCTGTGTGGCGTGCTGACCGCCCCCAACGTGGGCGTTACCGCGAGTTCTATCAGTGTGACGCCGACGTGGTAGGTACCGATTCGTTGGTGTGTGAAGCCGAAATTGTGTTGATGATTCACGAAGTATTGCGCGGTTTGGGGGTTGAAAATTTTACGGTAAAAATCAATAACCGTAAGATTTTAAGCGGAATTGCTGAGGTAATTGGCGCTCCAGGACAGGAAGGGCCGATGTGCGTGGCCATCGACAAATTGGATAAAATAGGAAAAGAAAAAGTAGAAGAAGAGCTGGCCTCGCGGGGATTCTCGGCGGAAACCATTGCCAAACTTCAGCCCATTTATGAACTAACCAACGACCAATCAGCGATTTTTGAGCGCTTGAAAGCGTGGTTGGCTGATTCTGAAATTGGTACGAAAGGAGTAACTGAGTTGGAAGAAGTTTGGAATAAAGTAAATCACTTTGGCCTCAATGCACCGCAAATGGAGCTCGACGTGACGCTCGCGCGCGGTTTGAGTTACTATACAGGGGCTATTTTTGAGGTAAAAGCCAACGGTGTACAAATGGGAAGTATTTCGGGCGGTGGTCGTTATGACAACCTAACGGGGACATTTGGTATGCCTGGACTTTCGGGGGTGGGGATTTCGTTTGGGGTCGATCGTATTTATGATGTGATGGAAGAACTTCAATTGTTTCCCGAAAATCAGTCGGTTTCTACCCAAGTAATGATTACCAATTTTGATGCTGCTGCTGAGGCGCACGGCTTGGGTGTTCTGCGTCAATTGCGGGAGGCAGGTATCAATGCAGAATTGTATCCTGATGCCTCAAAACTCAAAAAACAATTCGATTATGCCGACCGTAAACGTATTCCTTACGTGCTTATCATTGGCTCAGAAGAAATTCAAACGGGAACGTACTCGCTCAAAAATATGCACTCAGGAGAGCAACAGAAATTAGACTTGGCCGCGATTCTTGCGTTGTTTGTCTAA
- a CDS encoding class I SAM-dependent methyltransferase: MKDVISWVLRHIPRKYLQLVSHIGVRVLAIFYSGKGVECSVCGSEFRKFLPYGRSGRDNALCPNCLSLERHRLMYLYLQRKTNFFKDNLKLLHVAPEYCFIDRFERLKNIDYITADIESPLAKVKMDIHQIPFEDNTFDVTFCNHVMEHVENDIKAMSELYRVLKPGGWAIIQSPQDWSRATTFEDPSITDPKERERLFWQDDHVRLFGRDYGQRLEKGGFKVTEDRFVMDELSKEEAKRFALPGSEIIYFCQKV; the protein is encoded by the coding sequence ATGAAAGACGTTATTAGTTGGGTTTTGCGGCATATACCGCGTAAGTACTTGCAGTTGGTCAGTCACATTGGCGTACGCGTTTTGGCTATTTTTTACAGTGGGAAGGGAGTTGAATGCAGTGTGTGCGGCAGCGAATTCCGAAAATTTTTACCTTATGGCCGCTCGGGGCGCGACAATGCCCTTTGTCCAAACTGCTTGTCGCTCGAACGCCACCGTTTGATGTATTTGTACCTCCAACGGAAAACCAACTTTTTCAAAGACAACCTCAAACTTCTTCACGTAGCTCCCGAATATTGTTTTATCGACCGTTTTGAACGTTTAAAAAACATAGACTACATCACTGCCGACATCGAATCGCCTTTGGCAAAGGTCAAAATGGACATCCACCAAATTCCATTTGAGGACAACACCTTCGATGTGACTTTCTGTAACCACGTCATGGAGCACGTTGAGAATGACATCAAGGCCATGTCCGAGCTTTATCGGGTGCTCAAACCTGGCGGCTGGGCCATTATTCAGTCGCCGCAAGACTGGTCGAGGGCTACCACGTTTGAAGACCCCAGCATTACCGACCCCAAAGAGCGTGAAAGGCTTTTTTGGCAAGATGACCACGTGCGCCTTTTTGGGCGTGATTACGGCCAACGTCTCGAAAAAGGTGGGTTTAAAGTAACCGAAGATCGTTTTGTGATGGATGAACTTAGCAAAGAAGAAGCAAAACGTTTTGCCTTACCTGGTAGCGAGATTATCTATTTTTGCCAAAAAGTATAA
- a CDS encoding T9SS type A sorting domain-containing protein: protein MKRLLFTPLFVALSIYSVWAQSSLEVSRQWEKGYGASLLGEVALGWPVSKATPNGNILFSFPYRLCASRCSTSIVYRSIVRDSLYKTEGSYVPSQGGALAFVKGYSTKLSGGWDEATNKFYTTSTYYSPNFDEIGKVTQSQPAYISSVNPLSNGALIMSTTSLIGDYSDSLVRYDGQGKRIWAVATANYNRTQNETTWRASATVTPMFHGEEAAFISSKSVRDINNFNTIISQQTDLKVITGNGTEKWTAIIESPLTYTKVVGTDTQGQWYVLTQRDSLGRVLTFSGEGAKVNEVVISIPNLNNNMGVEIQKTADDGFVLYCRNVLNTFFAKYSKTGTREWSYQMPLYIDQLKITSTGNFIAYTQYLNQYNLTILSPTGAEKTKLSLFHLMEGSNGWLYGTTLDKLYAINPQGEIGWTINRASARAVVSEDVDGGVLLTETFSTKNSTASPFLGAWNLDVVNTFTLSKYTKEGKLLWKTPINATVEEPAYQVRFMAGAYPSKETKDAYLLTSQVITMSKNASMGNQSNVSYSTSVIKITRPCYTQLTATLATTSPSLCGGQTVKLEANSDSLGFLTYQWQRDGQAIITNRQSTFETTTEGVYRVMVADSVCGTSSLSSTIEIKSTPNASATLATNPPVYAPNKAKLQANEGAGLTYQWLKNGQEIVGAVASSYETAESGAFSVKVSRDGCSRTSPPLTVEVMLPLGVDGTTETELHISPNPNLGEFELKLPTGWERAQIKLHDVLGRDVPVNQSNGRITVQAVAGLYWLKAMFEGRELTQKVMIHP, encoded by the coding sequence ATGAAACGATTATTGTTTACCCCCCTCTTTGTTGCTTTGAGTATTTACTCAGTTTGGGCACAGTCATCCCTAGAAGTTTCTCGACAATGGGAAAAAGGCTACGGAGCTTCTTTGTTGGGCGAGGTTGCCTTGGGGTGGCCTGTGAGTAAGGCAACGCCAAACGGAAATATACTTTTTAGTTTTCCGTATCGTCTTTGTGCCTCTAGGTGCAGTACCTCCATTGTTTATAGGAGCATTGTTCGCGATAGTCTTTATAAAACTGAAGGCAGTTATGTGCCTTCACAAGGCGGCGCTTTGGCTTTTGTAAAAGGATATTCAACCAAATTAAGCGGTGGTTGGGACGAGGCTACCAACAAGTTTTATACAACCAGCACCTATTATTCCCCTAATTTCGATGAGATAGGAAAGGTTACCCAATCGCAACCAGCGTATATTAGTTCGGTCAACCCACTGTCAAATGGCGCACTTATTATGAGTACCACGTCGCTAATAGGGGATTATAGTGATAGTCTTGTTCGGTACGATGGGCAAGGAAAGCGTATCTGGGCAGTTGCTACGGCCAACTATAACCGAACTCAAAATGAAACCACTTGGCGCGCAAGTGCTACCGTCACTCCTATGTTTCACGGTGAAGAAGCTGCGTTTATCAGCTCAAAATCCGTACGGGATATCAATAATTTTAACACAATTATTTCCCAGCAGACTGATTTGAAAGTGATTACTGGAAACGGAACCGAAAAGTGGACTGCCATCATCGAATCGCCACTGACGTACACCAAAGTAGTGGGAACGGATACGCAAGGACAGTGGTATGTTTTGACGCAGCGCGATTCTTTGGGGCGGGTATTGACGTTTTCAGGAGAGGGTGCGAAAGTAAACGAAGTGGTGATTTCGATTCCTAATTTGAATAATAATATGGGGGTAGAAATTCAAAAAACAGCCGATGATGGTTTTGTGCTTTATTGTCGTAATGTTTTGAATACTTTTTTTGCTAAATATAGTAAAACAGGGACGCGTGAGTGGAGTTATCAGATGCCTCTATACATTGATCAGTTAAAAATTACATCGACGGGGAACTTCATTGCCTATACCCAATACTTAAATCAGTATAATTTAACAATTCTTTCGCCAACGGGGGCTGAGAAAACAAAGCTGTCGCTTTTTCATTTGATGGAAGGAAGCAATGGCTGGCTCTATGGGACAACGTTGGATAAATTGTACGCCATTAATCCACAAGGTGAAATTGGGTGGACGATAAACCGAGCAAGTGCACGGGCAGTTGTGAGCGAAGATGTTGACGGGGGTGTCCTGCTGACTGAAACATTTTCAACAAAAAATTCAACGGCCAGTCCTTTTCTTGGTGCGTGGAATCTTGATGTAGTCAATACATTTACCCTTAGCAAATACACGAAGGAAGGAAAATTACTTTGGAAAACACCCATCAATGCAACGGTTGAAGAGCCTGCATATCAAGTTCGGTTTATGGCGGGGGCGTACCCCTCTAAAGAAACAAAAGATGCGTACTTGCTGACCTCTCAGGTGATTACGATGAGCAAAAATGCCAGTATGGGAAATCAAAGTAATGTTAGCTACAGTACTTCGGTTATCAAGATAACGCGCCCTTGCTATACCCAATTGACGGCTACGTTAGCCACTACATCGCCATCTTTGTGCGGAGGACAAACGGTCAAACTAGAAGCGAATTCCGATTCGTTGGGCTTTTTGACCTACCAATGGCAGCGCGACGGGCAGGCAATCATTACCAATCGCCAATCTACTTTTGAAACCACTACCGAAGGTGTATATCGCGTAATGGTCGCTGACTCAGTTTGTGGAACAAGCTCACTTTCTTCTACCATTGAAATAAAATCAACCCCCAATGCCTCCGCAACTTTAGCGACAAATCCACCTGTATATGCCCCCAATAAAGCCAAATTGCAAGCCAATGAAGGAGCAGGGTTGACCTATCAGTGGCTAAAAAATGGACAGGAAATCGTGGGAGCGGTGGCGTCGAGCTACGAAACGGCCGAAAGTGGCGCGTTTTCGGTGAAGGTAAGCCGCGATGGATGCAGCCGTACATCGCCCCCGTTAACGGTGGAGGTAATGCTACCGTTGGGCGTGGACGGAACGACCGAAACCGAACTGCATATTTCCCCTAACCCCAATTTGGGAGAGTTTGAATTAAAACTACCGACAGGGTGGGAGCGAGCTCAAATAAAACTTCATGATGTGTTAGGACGTGATGTTCCTGTAAATCAGTCTAATGGCAGAATAACTGTGCAGGCAGTAGCAGGTTTGTACTGGCTCAAAGCAATGTTTGAAGGCCGTGAACTTACTCAGAAAGTTATGATTCATCCTTAA
- a CDS encoding RNA-binding protein produces MNIYVANVPFKANDDELNELFAEFGEVSSARIIMDKFTGKSRGFAFVEMPNDEEGNQAISQLNGYEFLGKVLVVNEARPREDRPRTGGGGFGGGNRGGGGGYGGGGNRGGGGGYGGGGGRDNDYKKRW; encoded by the coding sequence ATGAACATTTATGTAGCAAATGTCCCGTTCAAAGCGAACGATGACGAATTAAACGAATTATTTGCGGAATTTGGGGAGGTATCGTCTGCCCGCATTATTATGGACAAGTTCACAGGCAAAAGCCGTGGTTTTGCGTTTGTCGAGATGCCTAACGATGAAGAAGGAAATCAAGCGATTTCACAACTTAATGGTTATGAGTTTTTAGGTAAAGTACTCGTTGTAAACGAGGCTCGTCCACGCGAAGATCGTCCACGCACGGGTGGAGGTGGCTTCGGTGGTGGCAACCGCGGTGGCGGTGGTGGCTACGGAGGCGGTGGTAACCGCGGCGGTGGCGGTGGTTACGGCGGCGGCGGTGGTCGTGATAACGATTATAAGAAGCGCTGGTAA
- the murA gene encoding UDP-N-acetylglucosamine 1-carboxyvinyltransferase — translation MASFKIAGGHSLKGEITPQGAKNEALQILCAVLLTKEPVTIHNIPNIRDVNQLIDLLGDLGVKRTRLSDSSIRFEASDVNLEFMETEMYRQKAAALRGSVMLLGPMLARFKKGRIPRPGGDKIGRRRLDTHFLGFERLGAKFEYDANDGGFYQVDASGLKGVYMLLDEASVTGTANIVMAAVMAEGITTIYNAACEPYLQQLCKMLNRMGAKISGVGSNLLSIEGVSELFGTEHTMLPDMIEIGSFIGLAAMTKSEITIKNCSVPDLGVIPGVFQKLGIQMEFRGDDIFIPSQEHYEVESFIDGSMLVVADAPWPGFTPDLLSIVLVTAIQAKGTVLIHQKMFESRLFFVDKLIEMGAQIILCDPHRATVVGLNRATQLRGIRMTSPDIRAGVSLLIAALSAKGVSIIDNIEQIDRGYQNIDTRLNAIGADIVRL, via the coding sequence ATGGCTTCATTCAAAATAGCAGGTGGGCATTCATTGAAAGGTGAGATTACTCCCCAAGGTGCCAAAAACGAAGCATTGCAAATCTTATGTGCTGTCTTACTGACCAAAGAACCTGTTACTATTCATAATATTCCCAATATCAGAGATGTAAACCAACTCATTGATTTATTGGGAGATTTGGGGGTAAAACGCACTCGTCTGAGCGACTCTTCCATTCGCTTTGAGGCTTCTGACGTCAACCTCGAATTCATGGAAACCGAAATGTATCGCCAAAAAGCTGCCGCGCTTCGCGGGTCGGTGATGCTTTTAGGCCCCATGTTAGCGCGCTTCAAAAAAGGACGCATTCCCCGCCCAGGTGGCGATAAAATTGGGCGCCGCCGCTTGGATACTCACTTTTTGGGATTTGAACGTTTGGGCGCAAAATTTGAGTACGATGCCAACGACGGCGGATTTTATCAAGTGGACGCCAGCGGGCTGAAGGGCGTTTATATGTTGCTCGATGAAGCATCTGTAACTGGTACTGCAAACATCGTAATGGCCGCTGTGATGGCCGAAGGAATTACGACCATTTATAATGCTGCCTGTGAGCCTTATTTGCAACAACTTTGTAAAATGTTGAACCGCATGGGAGCAAAAATCTCAGGCGTAGGTTCTAACTTACTTAGCATCGAAGGGGTGTCTGAACTTTTTGGAACTGAACACACCATGCTTCCCGATATGATTGAGATTGGTTCTTTCATTGGGTTGGCGGCCATGACCAAAAGCGAAATCACCATCAAAAACTGCTCCGTTCCTGATTTGGGGGTTATTCCTGGGGTTTTCCAAAAACTGGGTATTCAAATGGAATTCCGAGGCGACGATATTTTTATCCCTTCTCAAGAACACTATGAAGTAGAATCGTTTATCGACGGCTCGATGCTGGTTGTGGCCGATGCACCTTGGCCAGGCTTTACGCCTGACTTGTTGAGCATTGTCCTCGTGACAGCGATTCAGGCCAAAGGGACGGTGCTTATTCACCAAAAAATGTTTGAAAGCCGTTTGTTCTTCGTGGACAAATTGATTGAAATGGGCGCGCAAATCATCCTCTGTGACCCTCACCGTGCTACAGTCGTTGGGCTTAATCGCGCTACGCAGCTTCGTGGTATCCGCATGACTTCCCCTGACATTCGTGCGGGAGTATCGTTGTTGATTGCTGCTTTGTCGGCCAAAGGTGTAAGTATTATTGATAACATCGAGCAAATCGACCGTGGGTATCAAAATATTGACACCCGTCTCAATGCCATCGGCGCTGACATTGTTCGACTTTAG
- a CDS encoding family 16 glycoside hydrolase: MIRKLVPLFSLISLVVKSQTISLNDLSSFKNPSANWSIVGDAVVDLAQNNAMSTTAGKGVLACIHPKGKYGRQYDLLTNFEHGDADVEFDFMMARGSNSGFYLQGRYEIQLFDSWGVRQPHAHDLGAIYERWDESRPTGQKGYEGYAPRMNASKAPGLWQHMKIIFQAPRFDGSGKKIANAKVLKIEVNGITVQENVELAGPTRGSLDGEVAKGPILIQGDHGCVAFRNLSVKQYGEQVPQLKDLKFAQYDGIFMAEPDYSKTKLVKEGSLEKLTYDVANKDNGYLLRFTGKLVVPVAGEYRFQTVHNGGNGILRVNNEEILKWKWWEGQAKVNLPAGEVPFEYVYNKNTDWAKSSLGLSIESDFNRAIELQGLGSVNLSNPTNPILVAPGSTPVVHRSFFRIANENVSHGVSVGEPTGIHYAINLEKGALARVWKGDFLDVTPMWNDRGNGMSIPQGSVLNLNNQPTLALIASEQTAWPASYGETDGFRQRGYEIDAAGRPTFKYDVAGVKVEDQIRPDADSKFLNRELRIAGTIPATLKCRLASGKEIVKISDNTFVVDKSYYIQADGAAIRTIGGNQELVVPAASKINYSLMW, from the coding sequence ATGATACGCAAATTAGTACCGCTTTTTAGTCTTATTTCATTAGTCGTAAAAAGCCAAACCATTTCTTTAAACGACCTTAGTTCTTTTAAAAACCCATCGGCCAACTGGTCGATTGTTGGCGATGCGGTAGTTGACCTTGCTCAAAACAATGCCATGAGCACTACTGCGGGTAAGGGTGTGTTGGCTTGTATTCACCCAAAGGGCAAATATGGTCGTCAGTACGATTTATTAACTAATTTCGAGCACGGTGATGCCGACGTAGAGTTTGACTTTATGATGGCCAGAGGCTCCAACTCAGGCTTTTACCTACAAGGTCGGTACGAAATCCAATTATTTGATAGCTGGGGCGTACGTCAACCCCACGCCCACGATTTGGGGGCCATTTACGAGCGTTGGGATGAATCTAGACCCACTGGACAAAAGGGTTACGAAGGCTATGCCCCTCGCATGAATGCCAGCAAAGCACCAGGTTTGTGGCAACACATGAAAATCATTTTCCAAGCACCTCGTTTCGACGGTTCAGGTAAAAAAATTGCCAATGCAAAAGTTTTGAAAATTGAGGTCAATGGCATCACTGTTCAGGAAAACGTAGAACTTGCTGGCCCTACCCGCGGCAGCCTTGACGGTGAAGTAGCCAAAGGCCCCATTCTTATTCAAGGTGACCACGGCTGCGTAGCTTTCCGCAACCTTTCTGTAAAACAATACGGCGAGCAAGTGCCTCAATTGAAAGACCTAAAGTTTGCCCAGTACGATGGTATTTTTATGGCCGAGCCTGATTACAGCAAAACCAAATTGGTCAAAGAGGGTTCGCTGGAAAAACTTACGTACGATGTCGCCAACAAAGACAACGGCTATCTGTTGCGTTTTACAGGAAAATTGGTTGTACCTGTCGCTGGAGAGTATCGTTTCCAAACCGTACACAACGGTGGTAATGGTATCCTTAGGGTAAACAACGAAGAAATCTTGAAATGGAAATGGTGGGAAGGCCAAGCTAAAGTTAATTTACCAGCGGGCGAAGTGCCTTTTGAATATGTGTATAACAAAAACACCGACTGGGCAAAATCATCGCTCGGGTTGTCGATAGAAAGTGACTTTAACCGTGCCATCGAATTGCAAGGATTGGGCTCTGTCAACCTTAGCAATCCTACCAATCCTATCCTTGTTGCCCCAGGCAGCACACCAGTAGTTCACCGTAGCTTTTTCCGTATTGCCAACGAAAACGTTTCACACGGGGTTTCAGTAGGTGAGCCTACGGGAATTCACTACGCCATCAACCTCGAAAAAGGAGCATTGGCCCGCGTGTGGAAAGGCGATTTCTTGGATGTGACGCCTATGTGGAACGACCGCGGAAATGGCATGAGTATTCCTCAGGGAAGCGTACTAAACCTCAACAACCAGCCAACTTTAGCATTGATTGCCAGTGAACAAACGGCTTGGCCTGCTTCATACGGCGAAACCGATGGCTTCCGTCAGCGCGGATACGAAATCGACGCCGCGGGTCGTCCTACGTTCAAATATGACGTAGCTGGCGTAAAAGTTGAAGACCAGATTCGCCCCGATGCGGATAGCAAATTCTTGAACCGTGAGCTTCGCATTGCAGGAACCATTCCTGCTACCTTGAAATGCCGTTTGGCTTCAGGAAAAGAAATCGTAAAAATCAGCGACAATACCTTTGTTGTCGATAAAAGTTACTATATTCAAGCTGACGGAGCGGCTATCCGAACCATTGGCGGAAATCAAGAGTTAGTAGTGCCCGCAGCGTCAAAAATCAATTATTCGCTGATGTGGTAA
- a CDS encoding MFS transporter — protein sequence MKYRYRTLAFLFALSIITFLDRVCMNVVSKYVKADLGLNNQELGWILGAFSLAYALFEIPTGAMGDRLGPRRVLTRVVLWWSGFTALTGTAFNFLYLLVVRFLFGMGEAGAYPNATIAISRWFPAIEVGRAQSAIWAAGRIGGALTPLLVIPLVHAVGWRWAFVVLGAAGALWALAWFIWFRDEPGSMEGISEEEIREIEVGRNLKQTDHAIPWKTIILNPDIWALMLMCHLFFYGSYFFTNWSSTYFQEGRHMTEEQSKNFISLSYFLGAIGCVVGGILSDFLTKKYGLKVGRRAVALTGLGLSSFFFLAAGLTPDDQLAGYLLAICVLTKDLALPVAFAVCVDIGKRNAGTVAGSMNFAGQMGGFFITIIFGMVVENTKNFNIPLFLIASCLFVAALLWLKIDPTKTVNLKES from the coding sequence ATGAAATATCGCTACCGAACGCTTGCTTTTTTATTCGCGCTTTCGATTATCACTTTCCTTGACCGCGTTTGTATGAACGTTGTCAGCAAGTACGTCAAAGCCGATTTAGGTTTAAACAACCAAGAATTAGGCTGGATTTTAGGCGCATTTTCATTGGCTTATGCACTATTTGAAATCCCGACGGGGGCCATGGGCGATCGCCTTGGCCCCCGTCGCGTTTTGACGCGGGTGGTACTTTGGTGGTCGGGCTTTACTGCACTGACGGGTACGGCCTTCAACTTTTTGTATTTACTCGTCGTACGTTTTCTTTTTGGTATGGGCGAGGCTGGCGCCTACCCCAACGCCACCATTGCCATTTCGCGCTGGTTTCCTGCCATCGAGGTAGGCCGTGCCCAATCGGCCATTTGGGCGGCGGGGCGCATCGGCGGCGCGCTTACTCCCCTGCTGGTCATTCCGTTGGTTCATGCGGTGGGTTGGCGCTGGGCATTTGTGGTATTAGGAGCCGCAGGAGCGCTTTGGGCGTTGGCTTGGTTTATTTGGTTCCGCGATGAGCCAGGCTCCATGGAAGGCATTTCTGAAGAAGAAATTCGGGAGATTGAAGTGGGCAGAAATCTTAAACAGACCGACCACGCCATTCCGTGGAAAACCATTATTCTCAATCCCGACATCTGGGCCTTGATGTTGATGTGTCATTTGTTTTTTTACGGCTCTTATTTCTTCACCAACTGGTCTTCTACCTATTTTCAAGAAGGCCGCCACATGACCGAAGAACAGTCAAAAAACTTCATTTCACTGTCATATTTTTTGGGGGCTATTGGCTGCGTAGTAGGCGGTATTCTCAGCGATTTTCTTACCAAAAAATACGGTTTAAAAGTAGGCCGTCGTGCCGTTGCACTCACAGGTCTGGGCTTATCTAGTTTCTTTTTCTTAGCCGCTGGCCTTACGCCCGACGACCAATTAGCGGGTTATTTGTTAGCCATTTGTGTCCTGACCAAAGACTTAGCCCTGCCCGTTGCCTTTGCGGTGTGTGTGGATATTGGCAAACGAAACGCAGGAACAGTAGCTGGCTCAATGAATTTTGCGGGACAAATGGGCGGGTTTTTCATCACTATTATCTTTGGAATGGTGGTCGAGAATACCAAAAATTTCAATATTCCACTCTTTCTGATTGCGAGTTGTTTGTTTGTAGCCGCGTTGCTTTGGCTCAAAATTGACCCTACCAAAACGGTGAATTTGAAAGAAAGCTAA